The following nucleotide sequence is from Glycine max cultivar Williams 82 chromosome 9, Glycine_max_v4.0, whole genome shotgun sequence.
aggtctaggcatcttaggggctgcaccttccaagcccaaagatgataaggggaagacaataaaaaagaaaccccctaaggctagtatgcaagggaaaactagctctataaattgctttaaatgtcttgaaagaggacacattacttctcaatgccccaccaagaaaaccatgattatgaggggccaagacatttatagtagccaagatgaggctactacttcaccttcctctagtgaacgtgaagaagcaaaaagggaagaatctagtgaagaaatctacccccaagaagaaggacaaccattaatggttaaggaggagtgtaaggaggtaagtgtctcctcgaagaggttagctaagaagaaaagtcattttacaataaagacaaacattaaagaaacttcccctcttagacaacttccacattttctcctttgtaaaaagacacttgttagcattgccacacctcttgggcttgagtttattcctcaagtaaaggagttgttggatgaggatttggttcgcaagagcttaaatccttgtgctttgttggtgtccaaaataggtattattaggcaccaaatccctaaaataggtggtatgatgaatgttttgagtggtgcaaccctcttttataaaatcacttgtgcacccaacatcttcatgatttgtgtatgtagggactcattaggtaggtttgtttttatttttaatacaaacttaggtactcatatgggacaccttaggtgtgtcatactttttggtaggaataatcaacatgaaaatacagaaaaatgtatgttttattgcattacttttcttaattttttaaatagtgatcaaggggttcccatgaaccctaagaatAAATGTCATTcatgagtggcccactccatcaagtataagaaaaatttgggacttccatgacttaacaaacttttacaaaaggtttgtcccatatttttctatacttgtagcaccactcattgagttggtaaggaaccatgttccttcatgggaagatgctcagcaaatgggttttcaaaccttaccttacttcaacataccaaacacaactaatatatatgtttttgttcttgttacaggtgttgaggaaaaaagcccagagtttcaagaacctcaggatttgaggtcaaatccatttcaagggggagggaatgattcAATcatatcccgcaagggcattggatagaagactccaagtagattgggccagagatgcaagagaaggccctagggttctcatgagccttagggtagatttcgggcccatgggctaagtatgagcccacttatctttgacatattaggatttcattattttgtgtccttgtatttagagctccataatgtaggtagggtaccctagaaatataggatttttcagccattGTATTTTAGGGTagttagactagtttttgtattaggggtagttttataatttcacatgcattaagtgaatatttgatgtgtgtgttgggaaataaatttaattgaattgggagaagcccaatccaattaacttttagagggggaggtgagcatttgcttgttacacctcaTTGCTACattatatagtcacactttgtgcatgtccttcatgttttacatacTTTATGAcatctaagcacacttagtgaaaaatcttggacttgatcttggattagtgagctgaaccatatctgaaattcactaatcataattagtgaaattttggctccacaaattcaatttcaaattcaagtgaaatttgaatagaaattcaaatttccctccaattttgtgtaacacttaggctataaatagaagctatgtgtgtgcatttttacaactttgatcatttgaaaattaaacttcagatttcagagctcttttagagcacaaaatttcgtgctcttctcttcctctcccttcattcatcttcttcttcctccaagctcttatccatggcctcttatggtcgtgagcttcttctagactcatcttctccttgaagtggcgtctcctctctctcttccttctccattctactaccattcatcttccaagaagcaaaggaatcaatactacaagctccaatggagcttagaTTAGTGAAATTcagatatggttcagcccactaatccaagatcaagtccaagatttttCACTAAgcgtgcttaggtgtcataaagcatgtaaatcatgaaggacatgcacaaagtgtgactatatgatgtgacaatggggtgtagcaagaaaatgctcaccttcTCCTCTAAAagttaattggattgggcttctcccaattcaattaaatttatttcccaacactcacatcaaatattcacttaatgcatgtgaaattataaaactacccctaatacaaaaactagtctagctaccctaaaatacaagggctgaaaaatcctatatttctaggataccctacctacattatggagccctaaatacaaggacaaaaaaataatgaaatcctaatatgtacaaagataagtggactcatacttaacccatgggcccgaaatctaccctaaggctcatgagaaccctagggccttctcttgcatctctggcccaatctacttggagtcttctatccaatgcccttgcggggtaggattgcatcaatcatAAGCTACTATTGTTTCACAATCAATTATTATGGTGATTTCGCTTTTATTTACCATAAAGAGTTTAAATCCTTCTAGGGCGTTTATGACAGCATTGACTTCATAATCTATAGAAGATGAGTATACCTATGGTTTCGTGTGATATTTTCCTGAGATATACCTACAGATTTCTTCATCgtgaattttttcatatttatttttctttttcgttaAGATGGTTCCCTATCCTTTCTCACAACTTCGCATTCTATGACTAGATAATCAGAATCTAGTGGGAGAGATAAATATGGAAAATTATTaaccatttcttttattttctggaCCAACTTTATATCCTCCATATTAAATTTCCTTTGTTCAGTTAAGGAGGTCTTGTTGTAGAGAGGAGTTGTATATTTTTCTAagtcttttataaaatttctataaaatttcTTGCATAATTAAGCAAGCCTAGAAAGGCTCTTAGAGTTTTTATATCTTCCATTTTGTCTGGAAAACTAAGGATTTTTTGGGAGATGTGAGGTTGAAGCCTTATTTTtccatttcctatttttgttcCAAGGAAAGAAATATGGGTCTTACAAATCTCCATTTTTGACTTTGAAATAATTAAGCCAAATTTTTCGAAAAGTGAAGAACTTGTTTGAGATGCAGATAGTGTTCTTCTTTAGTTTTTGAGAAAACAAGTACATCATCAATATATGTACAcataaattctttttaatttccaaaaatgttatccatttttctttggaaagtTTGTGGTGCATTTGTCAATCCAAAAGGCATTACTTTCCATTCAAATAATCCttctaaacaagaaaaaatggtCCATTTTATTGAGTCAGGAtgcatttttacttggtaaaatcctgattttaaatcaaattttgaaaaccatttgaCCTTCTGTATCCTATTTATCAAAACATCTTTAGAAGGAATAGTGTATCCATCTATGTGACTATTATCTTTAAGCCTGACCATCctagttttttctcttttttgttctGATTGTTTATTAACAATGAAAGCAGGACTCCTGCGAGGACTAGTGCTAGGTTCTgtaacctttagatctaaaagGACTTTTATGTGATTTTTGCATTCTTCTTGTTCAAAATTCCTATACTAAATGTCTTTGGTTTTGATTATCAGGTCTgggtttataatttctaatttgcatataacaGGATCTTTTTTCCAATATTTAGTGGGGTCTTCTCCTAttatgcttgttttatttaattcgtCTATAATTTGTTGTATGTTATCAAGAATTATGATTTTGTTGATCCTGACGAAATTGTAGTCAGATTCTACTACAGATAATTCATATTGTAGCTCAGCTTTTGTTTTTATGCTATCTAAGATATTTTCTCGGTAAGAATCTTGGGGTGTTTCTAAAATGGTTATCCTACCATAATTTTGTGATCCTTTTATTTTACAACTACCAGGTATGTCACAAGGATATTGGTTACTGGTGGGGGCATCACTAGTGGTTACTCTGATGTGAGTTCCTCTATTATGGGTGACATTTGTGAGTTTGTAGAGATTAATAAATAATCTTTTGTAATAGTGACTGATCTATTATCATGTACAATAAAATTAAgtcctaaaatcattttttttgtagcTGATTGCAAATCTACTACGTctgctttatttataaaaaaattgttgccaTAAATGTCACAATTTGTAGATAATTGGATACTAAAATTTATGGTTTCTATATCATTGGTTATTATGTCTTCAGACATGATTCTAGTTTTTGTTATTATGTTACTTCTAAAACAATTATGTTGGGGTACAACACTTTTGCATATGGAACTACATTATTTTTGTATCCTCACTCATTGGTAATGATAGTTTACATGACCTACCTTGATGACATGAACAACATAAAAGGCACCACTAATTAAAAGACTCTAACTAAATATTCAACACGAATGAACTATGTTTTCCCTTAACCAATTTAAATCTTTATTGGCATTAAGCTATAGAGCCCGAACAGATCATGCAAATTctttgagtttaatttctatatactGTGGTTCTAACCTTTCACTTTTCATAATCATTATGTATATGCCATGgatgatatatgatatatcgaaagaaaaaatatgaaaaatgcaGTACATACTTACCCCAAAATAGAAATTTTGGTAACCAgcataaaagacaaaagaattCTTTACCTTCCCGAAATGCATCTTAGATGAATTATGTTTATTTGAACTAGAACTTTCACTATAAGTTATGTAAGTAGATGAAGTTGAGCAATGAGAAGAAGCAAGAGAAGGGCCTCCGTCCAATCCAATATCCACTTTAAACATCTCTTCAAAAAATTGTTGCAACTCCTCAAAGCTCTCCTCTCCATTTTCCTGTTATTTTACACACAACTTTATCAATTGTCTATGCccccccaaatttttttttaacaaacttttCATCAGAAAATATCACACCTAGGAAGTTCATTTCAAACCTAGCAAATTGTATCAAATTCTAAGACCTATAGTTACAAATATTCCTAGAACAGTTAATCAAGTAATATGGAAAACACGTTAACCAAAGTTTTGTTTATTCTAAATTAGGCTAACTGGACTCAACTACTTGTTTTTGTATGGTCCAACAAGAAACTTCCATAATAGACTTCCAACTTTCATAGCATTTGGACCAACAACAAAATACGTAACTCTGCCCCcaaatctaaaaagaaaaaggtggaTTCGTGACCCTGGGATGGTTCTGGGAAGaccgtcttaaaatgtattGCATTCTAAGACGATCACATGACAAAGACTGTCTTAGAATGCAATGCATTATACGACGGTCACGTGCCAAGGACCGTCGTAGATAAcattacattctaagacggtacTTATCACGTGACCGTCGTAGAATGCATTACATCCTAGGATGGTCTGACACAACCGTCGTTGAATACACGACATCTTTTTATGATATTCACTATGACGACGGTTGTTAATCGACATAGTATGCCTTATTTAATCGATGTAGAATCCAACTTCTGTAGTAGTGATATCAACTTCATGATTCTAAAAGGTTTTGCAAATTATCCCATTAAGttaaaggtgataaaataagTCAACTCATCTTAGTCCAATTCACTTGTGAGTCACTATCTGGGGCTCAAAGGTAAATTGAATTGGATagacctattttttttaaagtgagtTGATAATATTAATGCCAATGCAACCCATTCTTGATAGGTCAATACgcttaaataaaagaaaaagagtttgttttttacaagaaaaaaaaaagtttaatcaaCTTAATTTATCATTCTAACATGATTTCAATTACAAATTAGCATTTAATAAAATGagcttttataataattaattaaaaaatatctaaaatcacttataattaattaatagtaatatattttttttgccttaataacaaattttatcaCATAACTTTCATCATTTTACAAATTGTATCACccaaggtttttttttcatgaattttatcactaaacttttaatatttcacaaattttatgagtaaaaaagtttttatttttttgtattttatcatcatattattaaaaaacgatgttattttattttttctttactatTTTTTGATAATCATCAACGAcagtaaaatatgtaaaatttgaaaacttgaaaaaaaaactggataataaaatttacaaaagaataaaagttgaataataaaattttatcagcCAAGCTTTGATTATGAAGTATGCCCCGTGCAGGGCAGGTGCAGCTTACAATAAAGATTCATTACGACAAATAACTGAAATAAGCGACCCCTCCTCAAACAACAGACAAGAAAGGAGAAGCACCCGGAACCGAGAGAAAAACTCTTTACTCTTGAGTCTTGTGTTGTGCTGCAGCAGCAGAATAAATAGATAATACAACATAACACACTACGTATttcctgcttcttcttctgtccCTTCtcaatttttctcttcttccaaTTCCAtccaaacaattaaaaataaaaataaaaataaaataagcagaCATGTCCACACTTCCCTCCTCAACCTTTCCAAACTCCAACCTCTCCCTCTCTACCTCCTTATCCTCACAAAAACTCCCACTTTTCCACACCCTTTTCCCCAAACCCCTCCCTTTTCCTCATCTGCGAATTCAAACCCCACCACCATTCCTTCCCCCGCTTCTCTGCAAGTCCCCCGAGGGCACGGAGGCGGATGAGGCCGCGCCGCCGCCGGAGGAAGACGAGTGGCTGCAGAAGCTCCCGGAGAAGTCGAAGCCGCTCTATTCCCACAGCCTCCCCTGCATTGAGGCCTGGCTCCGGAGCCTCGGCTTCTGCCAGAGCAAGGAGGACAGAGCCCTCTGGGTCGTTCACAAACCCGATTGGCACGCGCAGCTCTCCCTTGATGTCACCGATCTCTACATTAGGtacctttcttttttgcttgcTTCTGTGCTCTATTTGttgtttgagtatttttttttaaggttgtCGGATTGCGATGTTGCGTTTATGTTCAGAGTCAGTCCTGAGATTTTCTTTGCCCTTGGGCTAACAACAAAATTCAAGACCCTTGTTTATGTAATCCCATTAATGCCGATTGAAGTGGAGAAAAATAATATACCATACCATCATCCTCTTTGCATTTAGCATTGTGCATAAATTATTGGTTCATTTTTTCAAACTTATGTGTGGACTTTTGTTGACAAATATAAACATCACCCATTTGTTGACTAATTACTAGGAATTAATttcctaaaaaattattagtaatcatctcattttttgataataattttatgttttttttaactgcaaaaataatttatattaataattaatcagtACCAGGGGTACTACATAGTAGAAGCAGGAGTGAAGCATCTCCTgaataaggaaaaaagaaatacaacAACCCTACAAAAACAGCCACAAACCCAACCCTACAAACCAACTCTACTTAAAAGCTATAGAAATAGCTGAAGACCATTGTTGAAAAGGTACATTGAAATCCCTTTCAGCCAAGACCAAGTGAGGAAAATTGCATTATCCACCAGCTTAGAGATAACAAAGGTTTGATTATGAAAAACCATGTCATTTCTAAGCTTCCAAATTGACTTTGTAGCTGCCAACCACCATATTTTCCATCTTCTATTGGTAGCCATCCTTCCTTCTATACTTGAGTGCTGGAGAAAATTGTCCATCGGCCTACAGTGAAGAACTCTGTGTTCCTTAATCCAAGAATTGGATTCCCACCAATAATTTTAtgtagttttaaaattatataaaattttattttaatatttatatagattaaataaaaaaaattgatgcccCTCTAAACATGGGACCCTGGGCGGTCTCCCAGCTCGACCGCCCTCAGGGCCACCACTGCCTTTGTTGGTGTCAACATAGATCATGCATATGTATGTGCAGTTCAAAGAGTAAACTGTCACTTTAGTCCCTGAAACTGAAAGGTGGCACAATCACATTAGTCCTTGAAAGTATAAATTGTCAATCTCAtttgtctaaaatttgaaataaaatgtgtGACTAAAGTGATAATATTAACTTATGCTAGGGATTAAAACGACTGAAAATAGttatatttaacattttcttaGTTTGATAGACTAATGTGTGACAGTACTCACCACTTTCTTATGAAGGTGGAGTATTCTAGTTGGAAAAGAAAGCAATAGTTAGGAAGATAATTGGGTGGAAAAAGAGATGGAACAAAGAGATGGGGTATGGATATAAGACTTGTTAAATTTAACATCTCAAAAGTATGCAGTGAATGCTCTAATGCCCTAATCAATAGAAAAACGTAAAAACTGGCATATCTTTCATGTCCCCAATCCATGCATTGTATTTTGGAGgaatatttaatttcttgtttttggGAATGAAAAAATCAAcgtttcttttacttttctgtAAACTTTAATTACAAGCAAGAACATGGGAGAAACTCTGATACTGCAAAATGCAAATCTTCATTATAGTCTGCTGAAAGTCGAGAATATTGTAGAATGGTTAAAACTTGACCAGTTGCCTAAactattatcattattaatggTGTTAAGTTCTTCACTGctatatgttttattaattttttcatgttaGCTTTTTGAATGTGGGGCTTCCTAGTGATATTGACACTAGTAgatcaaatcaaacatgaaaTTTGTCTAATTTTTCTGTCAATGTAGTGAAAATGAAAGATCTAGGAGCAATGTGTATAGTACTAATGATGGTGAGCTAAAATAAACTGTGACaaccatttctttctttttgtttttaatataaaaaaatataacttaaagtAGTTGCCCATTATATACATCTGCAAAAGGACTGAACAATTGGCAAGCTAAATGATGTTTACCAGCAAAAAGTATTAAGATAACCATTGTTAAAATTACAAATGTTATTCTCAATAAGTGTAAAAGAAATCAGGCACTATTGCTAGAGTCAAATTCTTTTCTTGAATGGAGTCATacattcatgtatttttttcaaaaaatttaaagatcgaCAATTAAATGTTTTACATGGTTAAAGATAAGAGGTTTCTCTTTGATTAAAAGGGAGGAGAATGATAATGTGCATTTTGAATGATAAGATGTTtctctttatttaaaattagaagGGTGTGGAGGTTGCGCTTTTTCTGTTTTATGTTTCTCATATCACTGATCATATGTGATTATTTCTATATT
It contains:
- the LOC100801986 gene encoding uncharacterized protein encodes the protein MSTLPSSTFPNSNLSLSTSLSSQKLPLFHTLFPKPLPFPHLRIQTPPPFLPPLLCKSPEGTEADEAAPPPEEDEWLQKLPEKSKPLYSHSLPCIEAWLRSLGFCQSKEDRALWVVHKPDWHAQLSLDVTDLYIRYLKSGPGNLEKDVERRFSYALSREDIENAVLGGP